A window from Dehalobacter sp. DCA encodes these proteins:
- a CDS encoding IS1182 family transposase — protein sequence MSKKGQKVHTKKVFKPYVQEQQTLPLSIDSLIPQNHVVRVVNRAIDRMNLEPLFAKYPGGGRSSFHPVMMTKLLVYAYTDRVFSCRRIAKAARENIMYMWLCGGNQPDFMSVNRFRSERMKEVILEVFAEVIELLVKEKYIKLENYFLDGTKIEANANKYSWVWGKSTKRYKEALREKCRELFKEIDQINEEENAEYGDSDLEELGNGKPIDSEAIEEAVRKIDERLAKKSEEETVDAETKKLKKTRNTLTKDYLPRMQKYEQQELILEERNSYSKTDHDATFMRMKEDHMKNGQLKPGYNVQIGTENQFVVGYSVHQRPGDTSCMKDHLEELKTLLHGELPKNIIADAGYGSEENYDYLQEKKLVSYVKYNTFHKEASKKWKEDITKPQNFTYDHENDEYICGYGRTLIFLYERHQKSDNGYRSLIRIYECLNCSGVLIGTSA from the coding sequence ATGTCTAAGAAAGGGCAGAAAGTACATACCAAGAAAGTATTTAAACCTTATGTGCAGGAACAACAAACACTGCCGTTAAGCATCGACAGCCTGATTCCTCAAAACCATGTCGTCCGAGTTGTGAATCGTGCTATCGATCGCATGAATCTCGAACCCTTGTTTGCCAAATATCCTGGAGGCGGCCGTTCCAGCTTTCACCCTGTCATGATGACCAAGTTATTGGTTTATGCGTATACGGACAGGGTTTTTTCATGCCGCCGGATAGCAAAAGCGGCCCGTGAAAATATTATGTATATGTGGCTGTGCGGCGGCAATCAGCCGGATTTCATGTCAGTTAACCGCTTCCGGAGTGAACGGATGAAAGAGGTTATTCTAGAAGTATTTGCTGAAGTTATTGAACTCTTAGTCAAAGAAAAATACATCAAGCTGGAAAATTATTTTTTAGACGGGACAAAAATTGAGGCCAATGCCAATAAATACAGTTGGGTATGGGGCAAATCCACGAAGCGCTATAAAGAAGCGTTAAGGGAGAAATGCCGGGAATTATTTAAAGAAATCGATCAGATCAATGAAGAAGAAAATGCGGAATACGGCGACAGTGATTTAGAAGAGCTAGGCAATGGCAAGCCCATTGACTCAGAGGCTATTGAAGAAGCCGTAAGGAAAATTGACGAGAGACTGGCTAAGAAATCGGAAGAAGAGACAGTAGATGCTGAAACCAAAAAGTTAAAGAAAACAAGAAACACCCTTACGAAAGATTATCTGCCAAGAATGCAGAAATATGAACAGCAAGAACTGATCCTGGAAGAAAGAAACAGTTACTCCAAGACAGATCACGATGCCACCTTTATGCGAATGAAAGAAGACCATATGAAAAACGGTCAGTTAAAGCCAGGTTACAATGTCCAGATCGGGACGGAGAACCAGTTTGTGGTCGGTTACAGTGTTCATCAGAGACCGGGCGATACCAGCTGTATGAAGGATCACCTGGAAGAATTAAAAACGCTCCTGCATGGGGAATTACCAAAGAATATTATTGCCGATGCCGGCTATGGCAGCGAAGAAAATTACGACTATCTGCAGGAGAAAAAGCTTGTGTCTTATGTCAAATATAATACCTTCCACAAAGAAGCCAGTAAGAAATGGAAAGAAGACATAACGAAACCACAGAACTTCACCTATGACCATGAAAATGATGAATATATCTGCGGTTATGGGAGAACACTCATTTTCTTATACGAGCGGCACCAAAAAAGTGACAATGGCTATAGGAGTTTGATCCGAATCTATGAATGCCTGAATTGTTCCGGTGTCCTCATCGGAACCAGTGCGTGA
- a CDS encoding ribonuclease J: MPKEHKLQIIPLGGLGEIGKNMTLVKYDNQMIMIDAGMAFPEDDMPGIDLVIPDYSYVIENKDMLLGIMVTHGHEDHIGTFPYLLKDIDAPVFAPKLTLGLIQAKLKECNVNRFKSTVVNPGESIKLGVFKIDFIRVNHSIPDSVSLAIHTPLGVIVHTGDFKLDHTPVTSEILDIYKFSELGEKGVLCLMSDSTNVERPGFTMSERVVGQMFDDVFRTAKERIILASFASNIHRVQQVITAAFKTNRKVAIVGRSMQNYASIAAEYGYLIIPEGTLVDVEEVLQLPPNQVCIITTGSQGEPMSALSRMASSDHKQVEILPGDTVIISASPIPGNEKSVARTIDQLFKLGANVIHEQASGVHVSGHGSQEELKMMLNMVRPQYFVPVHGEYRMLIKHGQIAEQLGIPHKNIFIAENGSVIEFTRNGAGIAGKVPSGRILVDGLGVGDVGNIVLRDRKQLSQDGILIVVIALSRSTNEIVAGPDIVTRGFVYVRESETMLDEAKEKIRQTTERCLENGIIEWVTLKNQIKDVLGKHLYEKTKRKPVILPIIQEVK, translated from the coding sequence TTGCCAAAAGAACACAAACTGCAAATTATCCCTTTAGGCGGGTTGGGTGAGATCGGAAAAAACATGACGCTGGTAAAGTATGACAACCAGATGATCATGATTGATGCCGGTATGGCTTTTCCTGAAGATGACATGCCCGGAATTGATCTGGTCATCCCTGACTATTCCTATGTCATCGAAAACAAGGACATGCTGCTCGGGATTATGGTGACCCATGGTCATGAAGATCATATCGGCACATTCCCATATCTTCTGAAGGACATAGACGCGCCTGTATTTGCGCCGAAACTTACCTTGGGACTGATCCAGGCCAAATTAAAGGAGTGCAATGTCAACCGGTTTAAATCGACTGTCGTCAATCCTGGAGAGAGTATCAAGCTTGGCGTTTTTAAAATTGATTTTATCCGGGTCAACCACAGCATACCTGATTCTGTGAGTCTGGCTATCCATACACCCCTCGGTGTGATCGTCCATACCGGAGATTTTAAACTGGATCATACCCCCGTTACCTCGGAGATCCTAGATATTTATAAATTCTCCGAATTGGGTGAAAAAGGTGTACTCTGCTTAATGTCTGACAGCACGAATGTAGAAAGACCTGGCTTTACGATGTCGGAGAGAGTGGTCGGACAGATGTTTGACGATGTATTCCGCACCGCCAAGGAAAGGATCATTTTAGCCAGCTTTGCTTCGAATATCCATCGCGTGCAGCAGGTCATCACCGCTGCTTTCAAAACGAACAGGAAGGTTGCCATTGTCGGCAGGAGCATGCAGAATTACGCCTCAATCGCTGCTGAATACGGATATCTGATCATTCCAGAAGGAACGCTGGTCGATGTAGAAGAGGTTCTCCAGCTGCCGCCGAATCAGGTCTGCATTATTACAACAGGGAGCCAGGGAGAACCGATGTCGGCACTTTCTCGTATGGCCTCTAGCGATCATAAACAGGTCGAAATCCTGCCCGGTGATACGGTGATTATTTCGGCGAGTCCGATTCCGGGAAATGAAAAATCGGTGGCCCGGACCATCGATCAGTTGTTTAAACTCGGCGCCAATGTGATCCACGAACAAGCATCAGGCGTCCATGTTTCCGGTCATGGCAGTCAGGAAGAATTAAAGATGATGCTGAATATGGTAAGACCGCAGTATTTTGTGCCTGTGCACGGTGAGTACCGCATGCTGATCAAGCATGGTCAGATTGCCGAACAGCTTGGCATTCCGCACAAAAATATTTTTATTGCCGAAAATGGAAGTGTCATTGAGTTCACCAGAAATGGAGCAGGTATCGCTGGAAAAGTGCCATCCGGCAGAATTTTAGTGGACGGACTTGGCGTAGGGGACGTCGGCAATATTGTGCTGCGCGACCGCAAACAGCTGTCTCAGGACGGTATTCTAATCGTAGTCATTGCGCTGAGCCGTTCCACCAATGAAATTGTTGCCGGGCCTGATATTGTGACCAGGGGATTCGTCTATGTCAGAGAATCCGAGACGATGCTGGATGAGGCCAAAGAGAAAATCAGACAGACCACCGAACGCTGCCTCGAGAACGGTATTATTGAATGGGTCACACTCAAAAATCAGATTAAAGACGTTCTAGGCAAGCATCTGTACGAAAAAACGAAAAGAAAACCGGTCATCCTGCCAATTATTCAGGAAGTGAAATAA
- the dapA gene encoding 4-hydroxy-tetrahydrodipicolinate synthase, which produces MFGSVLTAMVTPFNDKLEIDYPAAAVLARYLAENGTEGIVVAGTTGESPNLTGEEKLKLFTTVKEAVGDTCKVIAGVGTYSTRESIELAEKVSNQLDGIMAVVPYYSKPSQEGLYEHFKAIAAATDRPVMLYNIPGRTVINLLPSTVAKLAEISNIVCIKEAAGSMDQVSELKKELPSTFEIYSGDDSLTVPMLSLGGAGIVSVASHLIGTQMQKMVAAFKAGDMEKALKWHLLLFPIFKGMFVATNPVPVKYLLNEVGIKAGGYRLPIVGPTQTEQAFLKELLTNIRNLPEEV; this is translated from the coding sequence ATGTTTGGCAGCGTTTTAACAGCTATGGTGACACCATTTAACGATAAGCTGGAGATCGATTATCCTGCAGCCGCAGTGCTGGCCAGATATTTGGCTGAAAACGGCACAGAAGGGATCGTCGTAGCCGGAACAACCGGTGAGAGCCCTAATCTGACCGGTGAAGAAAAGCTTAAGCTTTTTACAACAGTGAAAGAAGCGGTTGGGGATACGTGCAAAGTCATTGCGGGCGTGGGTACCTATTCGACCCGTGAAAGCATTGAACTTGCCGAAAAAGTCTCAAACCAGCTCGATGGCATTATGGCAGTGGTTCCGTATTACAGCAAACCTTCCCAGGAAGGTCTTTATGAGCATTTTAAAGCCATCGCAGCGGCCACAGACCGGCCTGTGATGCTTTATAACATACCAGGAAGGACAGTCATCAATCTTCTTCCTTCTACAGTCGCCAAACTAGCTGAAATCTCAAATATTGTCTGCATTAAAGAAGCAGCAGGATCAATGGACCAGGTCAGTGAACTGAAAAAGGAACTACCTTCGACCTTTGAGATTTATTCGGGCGATGATTCATTGACCGTGCCGATGCTGTCTTTAGGCGGGGCAGGGATCGTAAGTGTCGCTTCTCATCTGATCGGTACCCAGATGCAAAAAATGGTTGCTGCGTTTAAGGCCGGCGATATGGAGAAAGCTTTAAAATGGCATCTGCTGTTGTTCCCGATCTTTAAAGGGATGTTCGTGGCAACAAATCCAGTGCCGGTGAAGTATCTACTGAATGAAGTCGGCATCAAAGCCGGAGGCTACCGGTTGCCCATTGTTGGCCCGACCCAGACGGAACAAGCTTTCTTAAAAGAATTGCTCACGAATATTCGGAATCTGCCTGAAGAGGTCTAA